In the Malus domestica chromosome 16, GDT2T_hap1 genome, one interval contains:
- the LOC103403035 gene encoding uncharacterized protein, whose protein sequence is MYHSHHFGPCLHCHSQSYIRMVQHLIERCLLLQMSRDQCVKVLAEHASIRPLVTLTVWRELQKENRHFFQAYFHSISPRPLIGSYIQRRARFGRRKQY, encoded by the exons ATGTATCACAgtcatcactttggtccatgTCTGCATTGCCACTCTCAAAGCTACATTAGAATG GTTCAACATCTTATTGAGAGATGCTTGCTACTTCAAATGAGTCGTGACCAATGCGTAAAGGTGTTAGCAGAGCATGCAAGCATTAGGCCACTCGTCACGCTTACAg TGTGGAGAGAGCTACAAAAAGAGAATAGGCACTTCTTCCAAGCATACTTCCACTCAATTTCTCCCAGGCCTTTAATAG GCAGTTATATTCAAAGGCGggcaagatttggaagaaggaaACAGTACTAG
- the LOC103403316 gene encoding axial regulator YABBY 4-like: protein MSTLNQLFDLPDQICYVQCGFCTTLLLVSIPCSSLSMLAVTVRCGHCSCLLSVNMMKASFVPLHLLASLAQDEQKEELCLEEMVEKQNPLDMRSPPMVVSNSDNEEEDTIFMNPIVNKPPEKRQRAPSAYNRFIKEEIKRLKDENPSMTHKEAFSTAAKNWAQFPPIQYKEDGPDGESCTSQREENVAWESDVPEAVEDGKVFGETKALRHSIWARTPFE from the exons ATGTCAACACTGAATCAGCTCTTCGATCTTCCGGATCAGATTTGCTATGTTCAATGTGGCTTCTGCACTACCTTACTACTG GTGAGCATCCCATGCAGCAGCTTGTCAATGTTGGCTGTCACGGTCCGTTGTGGTCATTGCAGTTGCCTCCTATCTGTTAACATGATGAAGGCCTCCTTTGTTCCCCTTCATCTCTTAGCGTCACTTGCCCAAGATGAG CAAAAAGAAGAACTTTGCTTAGAGGAAATGGTGGAGAAACAAAACCCCTTGGACATGCGCAGCCCACCAATGGTGGTTTCTAATTCTGATAATGAAGAGGAGGATACAATCTTCATGAATCCCATTGTTAACAAAC CCCCAGAGAAGAGACAACGAGCTCCATCGGCTTACAACCGATTTATCAA GGAAGAAATCAAGAGGCTTAAGGATGAGAATCCAAGCATGACTCATAAGGAAGCTTTCAGTACAGCAGCAAAAAAT TGGGCTCAGTTCCCTCCAATTCAGTACAAAGAAGATGGTCCAGATGGAGAGAGTTGCACCAGCCAGAGAGAGGAAAATGTGGCATGGGAATCTGATGTGCCTGAG GCAGTCGAAGATGGCAAAGTTTTCGGTGAGACAAAGGCCCTAAGGCATTCCATATGGGCAAGGACACCCTTCGAGTGA